One window from the genome of Rhodobacteraceae bacterium S2214 encodes:
- a CDS encoding MFS transporter, giving the protein MVQVFFASWALFLGMFMLMIGNGLQGTLLGLRGEVEGFSTLEISIVMSAYFLGFLGGSRFTPKMIGKVGHVRVFAALASTISAVLIAYPVLTEPWAWILGRTVIGFCFCGVYITAESWLNDSSDNENRGQALSIYMIVQMAGIVSAQYLVTLGDISGYVLFIVASMLVSLAFAPILLSAGRIPEFGTAKPMSIKQLIKTSPLGSVGMFLLGGVFAAQFGMSAVYGQRVGLTVGQISVFISAIYISALVFQYPIGWLSDRIDRRILIVGLGAFGAGGCLVAYGAGAVVEDSFIAIVIGGVIMGGTSNPLYALLIAYTNDYLEKEDMAGASGGLLFVNGVGAVSGPLILGWMMDQVGPGGYWMFLLVLMAGIALYALFRMTQRERDIEYDNVPYAPISAAGTAVIAEVAQEVYIEAEEEVIAEAEAEADDEANADQETSDDTDRDTN; this is encoded by the coding sequence ATGGTACAGGTGTTTTTTGCGTCTTGGGCATTGTTCCTAGGCATGTTTATGTTGATGATCGGCAACGGCCTGCAAGGGACGCTGTTGGGTCTGCGCGGGGAAGTTGAAGGTTTTTCAACGCTCGAAATTTCGATCGTCATGTCGGCCTATTTCTTGGGCTTTCTCGGCGGGTCACGGTTCACCCCTAAGATGATCGGTAAGGTCGGGCATGTTCGTGTCTTTGCGGCGCTCGCATCCACAATCTCGGCTGTTCTGATCGCATATCCCGTCTTGACGGAACCTTGGGCATGGATATTGGGCCGGACCGTGATCGGTTTCTGTTTTTGCGGCGTGTATATCACCGCCGAAAGCTGGCTGAACGATTCATCCGATAACGAAAACCGTGGCCAAGCGCTGTCGATCTATATGATCGTTCAAATGGCAGGCATCGTTTCGGCGCAATACCTTGTGACCTTGGGCGATATCAGCGGCTACGTCCTCTTTATCGTGGCCTCAATGCTCGTTTCACTGGCGTTTGCACCAATTCTACTGAGCGCGGGGCGTATCCCGGAGTTCGGCACAGCCAAACCAATGAGCATCAAGCAGTTGATCAAGACTTCGCCCCTAGGCAGCGTCGGGATGTTCCTGTTGGGCGGGGTGTTTGCGGCCCAGTTCGGTATGTCAGCTGTCTACGGTCAACGGGTGGGGCTGACGGTTGGGCAAATCTCGGTCTTCATATCCGCGATTTATATCTCCGCGCTCGTTTTCCAATATCCCATCGGTTGGCTATCGGACCGGATTGATCGTCGAATCCTGATTGTGGGTCTTGGCGCATTCGGGGCAGGTGGCTGTCTTGTGGCCTATGGCGCGGGTGCGGTCGTGGAAGACAGCTTTATCGCGATCGTAATCGGTGGCGTGATCATGGGGGGGACATCCAACCCGCTTTATGCACTGCTGATCGCCTACACCAATGACTACCTCGAAAAAGAAGACATGGCTGGTGCTTCTGGTGGATTGCTGTTCGTCAACGGCGTTGGGGCTGTGTCGGGCCCGTTGATTTTGGGTTGGATGATGGATCAGGTTGGGCCCGGTGGGTACTGGATGTTCCTTTTGGTCCTGATGGCGGGCATCGCTCTCTACGCCTTGTTCCGGATGACCCAGCGTGAACGTGATATCGAATATGACAACGTACCATACGCGCCGATTTCTGCGGCAGGTACTGCTGTGATCGCCGAGGTCGCACAAGAGGTCTACATCGAAGCGGAAGAAGAAGTCATTGCCGAAGCGGAAGCAGAAGCAGATGATGAAGCAAACGCTGATCAGGAGACTTCAGATGACACAGATCGCGACACCAATTGA
- a CDS encoding DUF924 domain-containing protein has product MATPIDVRTYWLETLKPKDWYIANDTVDADITQRFQETWCLARDGGCQSWLDTPDDLLSYLILCDQFPRNMFRGSGDAFATDAASRDATRLALSRGWDMKITEPARQFIYMPLMHSEDLGDHDLAIELFATRMPETGANNHDHCLAHRNIIAEFGRFPYRNAALGRETTSAEQAFLDAGGYGFALRQVQGAAAK; this is encoded by the coding sequence ATCGCGACACCAATTGATGTCCGGACCTATTGGCTTGAAACGTTAAAGCCAAAGGATTGGTATATCGCCAATGATACCGTCGACGCGGACATTACCCAGCGGTTTCAAGAAACGTGGTGTCTCGCGCGTGATGGAGGTTGTCAGAGCTGGCTAGACACGCCGGATGACCTGCTCAGTTACCTGATCCTCTGCGACCAATTTCCGCGCAATATGTTTCGTGGCAGCGGGGACGCTTTTGCGACGGATGCGGCCAGTCGGGATGCAACACGTCTGGCGCTATCGCGGGGCTGGGATATGAAAATCACCGAACCCGCACGGCAATTCATTTACATGCCACTGATGCATTCCGAAGACCTTGGCGATCATGACCTCGCGATTGAACTGTTTGCGACGCGGATGCCTGAAACCGGTGCAAACAACCACGATCACTGCTTAGCCCATCGCAATATCATCGCGGAATTCGGGCGGTTCCCATATCGTAACGCGGCCTTAGGACGCGAAACCACCTCGGCTGAACAGGCATTTCTTGATGCGGGCGGCTA